One genomic region from Jiangella sp. DSM 45060 encodes:
- a CDS encoding sacsin N-terminal ATP-binding-like domain-containing protein: MDVFDTAALRSRVLSAWSASPARFREDANAEDELARGAYGDRVVVELAQNAADAGARAGRPVRLLLRLTGPTLVAANTGAALDAAGVEGLSTLRASTKRDGGAVGRFGVGFAAVLAVTDEPRVLTGSGGGVRWSRAAALEAAGSVPALAAELARRGEAVPVLRLPFPASGAVPEGYDTAVELPLRDDDAVRLVRRQLAEIDDALLLALPWLGELVVDVDGDVRGLSAGEPTTLADGLAERRIGDRTWRLATRTGVAPDELVADRPFEERTRPGWTVTVAVPVRDDAGVRAPAPLPSSLPGVVHAPTPTDDRTDLPALVIAGLPLDSSRRRVVPGPLLDHLAEQTGEVYARLVASFGPAAPGAAVLALVPGPLGLEAIDAVLHRAIRAALAATPFVPGADGELLRPAEVTLVDGLSRTGDPAALGGVVRGLPARDWWRPDPLAGLGATVTPLADVVDDLAGERLAPAAWRAVYDALDGSDHESLGALPVPLADGRLVRGPRGLLVPGEVRPELLAPFDLRVVAPDAVHPLLYRLGAVDATAASVLRDPLVQGAVADLAVSDDDPAPVAAAVLGLLAESGLDVADEPWLAGLPLADATGAAVPARDLLLPGSRLLAVLDADPAEFTVAPDLVSRFGPAVLRAAGVRDGFAVVRDTDVTLEPDTWHDLDDEDGWVDDVLAGLPAQPVPPLTGEFAAVADLDLVRDDAWPRVLEWLAADDDARAAVVSPVRLTLYDGAQREAPSYTAWWLRRHARIGGRPLGGLAVAGADAVVRALLPVADVPVDDVFAAAVGLARSPADLDPDAVLDRLAEDDLELPAATLARVYAALVTHDPAGVEPPDRVRVPDGVGTRVVPAASVVVGDGPHWLQLGLPGLLPGPAALADLLDVDLASEAHPTPVSGGGRRQPVPDVALAVLGDAPSTYVEHDDLRVGGTSVSWWPLGSDVHAATLDGLARGLAWTTGQWGRRWVLAEVLADPGALPALLADDAFR, from the coding sequence GTGGACGTCTTCGACACCGCGGCGCTGCGCTCGCGGGTGCTCTCCGCGTGGTCCGCGTCGCCGGCCCGGTTCCGCGAGGACGCCAACGCCGAGGACGAGCTGGCCCGCGGCGCCTACGGCGACCGCGTGGTCGTCGAGCTGGCGCAGAACGCCGCCGACGCGGGCGCGCGGGCCGGCCGGCCGGTGCGGCTGCTGCTGCGGCTGACCGGGCCGACGCTGGTCGCCGCCAACACCGGCGCGGCGCTCGACGCCGCCGGTGTCGAGGGACTGTCGACGCTGCGCGCGTCCACCAAGCGCGACGGCGGCGCCGTCGGGCGGTTCGGGGTCGGGTTCGCCGCCGTGCTGGCGGTCACCGACGAGCCGCGGGTGCTGACGGGGTCCGGCGGCGGCGTGCGGTGGTCGCGCGCCGCCGCGCTGGAGGCGGCCGGGTCGGTGCCGGCGCTGGCGGCCGAGCTGGCCCGGCGCGGCGAGGCGGTACCGGTGCTGCGGCTGCCGTTCCCGGCGTCCGGCGCGGTGCCCGAGGGCTACGACACCGCGGTCGAGCTGCCGCTGCGCGACGACGACGCGGTCCGGCTGGTGCGCCGGCAGCTCGCTGAGATCGACGACGCGCTGCTGCTGGCGCTGCCGTGGCTGGGTGAGCTGGTGGTGGACGTCGACGGCGACGTGCGCGGGCTGTCGGCCGGCGAGCCGACGACGCTGGCGGACGGGCTGGCCGAGCGGCGCATCGGCGACCGGACGTGGCGGCTGGCCACGCGCACCGGCGTCGCGCCCGACGAGCTGGTGGCGGACCGGCCGTTCGAGGAGCGCACGCGCCCGGGATGGACGGTGACGGTCGCGGTGCCGGTGCGCGACGACGCCGGGGTGCGCGCGCCGGCCCCGCTGCCGTCGTCACTACCGGGTGTGGTGCACGCGCCGACGCCGACCGACGACCGCACCGACCTGCCGGCGCTGGTGATCGCCGGGCTGCCGCTGGACTCCTCCCGCCGCCGCGTGGTCCCGGGTCCGCTGCTGGACCACCTCGCGGAGCAGACGGGTGAGGTGTACGCGCGGCTGGTCGCGTCGTTCGGGCCCGCGGCGCCGGGAGCGGCCGTGCTGGCGCTGGTGCCGGGGCCGCTGGGGCTGGAGGCGATCGACGCCGTGCTGCACCGCGCGATCCGGGCGGCGCTGGCGGCGACGCCGTTCGTGCCCGGCGCCGACGGCGAGCTGCTGCGTCCGGCCGAGGTGACGCTGGTCGACGGGCTGAGCCGCACCGGCGACCCGGCGGCGCTGGGTGGCGTCGTCCGCGGGCTGCCCGCGCGCGACTGGTGGCGTCCGGATCCGCTGGCCGGGCTCGGCGCCACGGTGACGCCGCTGGCCGACGTCGTCGACGACCTGGCCGGTGAGCGGCTGGCGCCGGCCGCGTGGCGGGCGGTGTACGACGCGCTGGACGGGTCGGACCACGAGTCGCTGGGCGCGCTGCCGGTGCCGCTGGCCGACGGACGGCTGGTCCGCGGGCCGCGTGGGCTGCTGGTGCCGGGCGAGGTGCGCCCGGAATTGCTGGCGCCGTTCGACCTGCGCGTGGTCGCGCCCGACGCCGTCCACCCGCTGCTCTACCGGCTCGGCGCCGTCGACGCCACGGCCGCGTCGGTGCTGCGCGACCCGCTGGTCCAGGGCGCCGTCGCCGACCTCGCCGTGAGCGACGACGATCCCGCGCCCGTCGCCGCGGCGGTGCTCGGCCTACTCGCGGAGTCCGGCCTCGACGTCGCCGACGAGCCGTGGCTGGCCGGCCTGCCGCTGGCCGACGCGACCGGCGCCGCGGTGCCGGCGCGGGACCTGCTGCTGCCCGGGTCGCGGCTGCTGGCCGTACTCGACGCCGACCCGGCCGAGTTCACCGTCGCGCCGGACCTGGTCAGCCGGTTCGGCCCGGCGGTGCTGCGGGCCGCCGGCGTGCGCGACGGGTTCGCCGTCGTCCGCGACACCGACGTCACGCTGGAACCGGACACCTGGCACGATCTCGACGACGAGGACGGCTGGGTCGACGACGTCCTCGCCGGCCTTCCGGCCCAGCCGGTACCGCCGCTGACCGGCGAGTTCGCCGCCGTCGCCGACCTCGACCTCGTCCGCGACGACGCCTGGCCGCGGGTGCTGGAGTGGCTGGCCGCAGACGACGACGCCCGGGCCGCCGTCGTGTCACCGGTGCGGTTGACGCTCTACGACGGCGCGCAGCGGGAGGCGCCGTCGTACACCGCGTGGTGGTTGCGGCGGCACGCCCGGATCGGCGGCCGGCCGCTGGGCGGGCTGGCGGTGGCCGGCGCCGACGCCGTGGTGCGGGCGCTGCTGCCGGTGGCCGACGTGCCGGTCGACGACGTGTTCGCGGCCGCCGTCGGGCTGGCCCGCTCGCCCGCCGACCTCGACCCCGACGCCGTCCTCGACCGGCTGGCCGAGGACGACCTCGAGCTGCCGGCGGCGACGCTGGCCCGGGTGTACGCGGCGCTGGTGACGCACGACCCGGCCGGTGTGGAGCCGCCGGACCGCGTCCGCGTCCCGGACGGCGTCGGCACCCGCGTCGTCCCCGCCGCGTCGGTCGTCGTCGGCGACGGCCCGCACTGGCTGCAGCTCGGGCTGCCGGGCCTGCTGCCCGGACCGGCCGCCCTCGCCGACCTCCTCGACGTCGACCTCGCCTCCGAGGCGCACCCCACGCCGGTCAGCGGCGGCGGCCGTCGTCAGCCGGTGCCCGACGTCGCTCTCGCCGTCCTGGGCGACGCGCCGTCGACCTACGTGGAACACGACGACCTGCGGGTCGGCGGGACGTCCGTCTCCTGGTGGCCCCTCGGCTCCGACGTCCACGCCGCGACGCTCGACGGCCTCGCCCGTGGGCTGGCCTGGACGACGGGGCAGTGGGGGCGGCGCTGGGTGCTGGCGGAGGTGTTGGCGGATCCGGGCGCGCTGCCTGCCTTACTCGCTGACGACGCGTTCCGCTAG
- a CDS encoding MarR family winged helix-turn-helix transcriptional regulator, with translation MPAAKISQNTAPQSQPARSGPAQPRTQAGLASSLRIAVGRLNRRIRNQREDDSLTLNQLSALGILERKGPLPVGELAACERIRPPSMTRIVSGLEELGLAVREPDLDDRRVINVRITEAGKARTAADRKRRDAWLTHKLRDLSPDERERLRAALPVLEKLAGL, from the coding sequence GTGCCAGCCGCGAAGATCTCCCAGAACACCGCGCCCCAGAGCCAGCCGGCGCGCTCGGGCCCGGCGCAGCCGCGTACCCAGGCGGGCCTGGCCAGCTCCCTCCGCATCGCCGTCGGTCGGCTGAACCGCCGCATCCGCAACCAGCGCGAGGACGATTCCCTGACGCTGAACCAGCTGTCCGCGCTGGGCATCCTGGAGCGCAAGGGTCCGCTTCCGGTGGGCGAGCTGGCCGCGTGCGAGCGCATCCGCCCGCCGTCCATGACGCGCATCGTGTCCGGCCTCGAGGAACTCGGTCTCGCCGTCCGCGAGCCCGACCTCGACGACCGCCGCGTCATCAACGTCCGCATCACCGAGGCCGGCAAGGCGCGCACCGCCGCCGACCGCAAGCGCCGCGACGCCTGGCTGACGCACAAGCTGCGCGACCTCTCGCCGGACGAGCGCGAGCGGCTGCGTGCGGCGCTGCCGGTGCTCGAGAAGCTGGCCGGCCTGTGA
- a CDS encoding DUF3027 domain-containing protein, which translates to MTPASPRTRSVKADSVLVKAVEDARAAAVDVGSEDAVGAHLGHDAEGERVVTHYFACELAGYVGWRWAVTVTRASRSKLVTVSECVLLPGADAVLAPAWVPWDERVKPEDLGPGDLLPVADDDYRLEPGYALAEEQDVLDVVQELGLGHEWVLSREGRDDSAQRWFEGDTGPHTDIAKAAPGRCGSCGFSVLLAGTLGHAYGVCTNERTPFDGKVVSHAHGCGGHSDVRLPAPSEDAAEPVVDTLSYELVPMELDTP; encoded by the coding sequence GTGACCCCCGCATCGCCGCGAACCCGCTCCGTCAAGGCCGACTCCGTCCTCGTCAAGGCCGTCGAGGACGCCCGGGCCGCCGCCGTCGACGTCGGCAGCGAGGACGCCGTCGGCGCCCATCTCGGCCACGACGCCGAGGGCGAACGGGTCGTCACCCACTACTTCGCCTGCGAGCTGGCCGGCTACGTCGGCTGGCGGTGGGCCGTCACCGTCACCCGGGCGTCGCGGTCCAAGCTGGTCACGGTCAGCGAGTGCGTGCTGCTGCCCGGCGCCGACGCCGTCCTGGCCCCGGCGTGGGTGCCGTGGGACGAGCGGGTCAAGCCCGAGGACCTCGGCCCCGGCGACCTCCTGCCGGTCGCCGACGACGACTACCGCCTCGAGCCCGGCTACGCGCTCGCCGAGGAGCAGGACGTCCTCGACGTCGTGCAGGAGCTGGGCCTCGGCCACGAGTGGGTGCTGTCGCGGGAGGGCCGCGACGACTCCGCGCAGCGCTGGTTCGAGGGCGACACCGGCCCGCACACCGACATCGCGAAGGCGGCGCCCGGACGCTGCGGCAGCTGCGGCTTCTCGGTGCTGCTCGCCGGCACGCTGGGCCACGCGTACGGCGTGTGCACGAACGAGCGCACCCCGTTCGACGGCAAGGTCGTCTCGCACGCCCACGGCTGCGGCGGGCACTCCGACGTCCGGCTGCCCGCGCCGTCCGAGGACGCCGCCGAGCCCGTCGTCGACACCCTGAGCTACGAGCTGGTCCCCATGGAGCTCGACACCCCGTAG
- a CDS encoding NCS2 family permease, whose translation MSDTETTSEPTALHRYFKIAERGSTIGREVRGGVVTFFTMAYIIVLNPLIIGTVADVDGTFLGGGDAPDLAAVAATTALVAGVLTITMGVVANFPLALAAGLGLNAFVAFGLASQMTWADAMGLVVMEGLVILVLVLTGFRQAVFNAVPRQLKTAISVGIGLFIALVGFVNAGFVRSTGNPSPPIGMGEGGSLTTWPVAVFCAGLIAVIVLYSLKLRGAILWTIIGTTVLAVVVESIADLGTSAENPGGWNLNAPQWPDQIVDLPDFSLLGNFSLLGSWESVGVVSVLLFVFTLMLADFFDTMGTMVAVGAEGKLLDEHGNPPKTTQILLVDSVAAAAGGAASVSSNTSYIESASGVGEGARTGLASVVTGLCFLLATFLAPVVAMVPNEAAAPALVLVGFLMMGQVREIAWDDLEIAIPAFLTLALMPFTYSISTGIGAGFLSYVIIKLAKGKVRELHPLLWIIAALFVVYFAITPIEDLLGVS comes from the coding sequence GTGAGCGACACCGAGACGACGAGCGAGCCCACCGCGTTGCACCGCTACTTCAAGATCGCGGAGCGTGGATCGACGATCGGCCGCGAGGTCCGCGGCGGCGTGGTCACGTTCTTCACGATGGCCTACATCATCGTGCTGAATCCGCTGATCATCGGCACTGTGGCCGACGTCGACGGCACCTTCCTCGGCGGCGGCGACGCGCCCGACCTCGCGGCCGTCGCGGCGACGACGGCGCTGGTGGCGGGCGTGCTGACGATCACCATGGGCGTGGTCGCGAACTTCCCGCTGGCGCTGGCCGCGGGCCTCGGCCTGAACGCGTTCGTCGCGTTCGGGCTGGCGTCGCAGATGACGTGGGCCGACGCCATGGGCCTGGTGGTGATGGAGGGCCTGGTGATTCTGGTCCTCGTGCTGACGGGGTTCCGGCAGGCCGTGTTCAACGCGGTCCCGCGGCAGCTGAAGACCGCGATCAGCGTCGGCATCGGCCTGTTCATCGCGCTGGTCGGCTTCGTGAACGCCGGGTTCGTGCGGTCGACCGGGAATCCGTCGCCGCCGATCGGGATGGGCGAGGGCGGTTCGCTGACGACCTGGCCGGTGGCGGTGTTCTGCGCCGGGCTGATCGCGGTGATCGTGCTGTACTCGCTGAAGCTGCGCGGCGCGATCCTGTGGACGATCATCGGCACGACGGTGCTGGCGGTCGTCGTCGAGAGCATCGCCGACCTCGGCACGTCCGCCGAGAACCCTGGCGGCTGGAACCTCAACGCGCCGCAGTGGCCCGACCAGATCGTCGACCTCCCCGACTTCTCGCTGCTCGGGAACTTCAGCCTGCTCGGCTCGTGGGAGTCCGTCGGCGTCGTGAGCGTGCTGCTGTTCGTGTTCACGCTGATGCTGGCCGACTTCTTCGACACGATGGGGACGATGGTCGCGGTCGGCGCCGAGGGCAAGCTGCTGGACGAGCACGGCAACCCGCCGAAGACGACGCAGATCCTGCTGGTCGACTCCGTGGCCGCGGCGGCCGGCGGCGCGGCGTCGGTGTCGAGCAACACGTCCTACATCGAGTCCGCGTCGGGCGTCGGCGAGGGCGCCCGCACCGGCCTGGCCAGCGTCGTGACGGGCCTCTGCTTCCTGCTCGCGACGTTCCTGGCGCCGGTCGTGGCGATGGTGCCGAACGAGGCCGCCGCGCCCGCGCTGGTGCTCGTCGGGTTCCTGATGATGGGGCAGGTCCGCGAGATCGCCTGGGACGACCTCGAGATCGCGATCCCGGCGTTCCTGACGCTGGCGCTGATGCCGTTCACGTACTCGATCAGCACCGGCATCGGCGCCGGTTTCCTGTCGTACGTGATCATCAAGCTGGCCAAGGGCAAGGTGCGCGAGCTGCACCCACTGCTGTGGATCATCGCGGCGCTGTTCGTGGTCTACTTCGCGATCACGCCGATCGAGGACCTGCTCGGCGTGAGCTGA
- a CDS encoding MFS transporter, translating into MSPTFHSLRHRNYRLYWSGMFLSNVGTWMQRIAQDWLVLVVLGGGAQAVGITTGLQFLPFLLVAPFGGLLADRFDKRRLLMLTNSFLGVVGLTLGVLTLTGVAQIWHVYVLAFLLGVGTALDNPSRQAFVSELVGRDDLTNAVALNSASFNAARLIGPGIAGILIGLIGTGWVFVLNGASFISPILALALLRGTVARPKRDPERAGTLSQLREGVTYLGSRPDLLMVVAIMFGLGTFGMNFQMTMALMATDVYDKGPSEYGLLGSIMAIGTLSGALVAARRKVPRRRLIVGGAVVFGVFEVAAGLMPTYALFAVSLIPLGIIAMTVMTAANAYVQTTVPQYVRGRVMSLYMMIFMGGTPFGAPVIGFVADAFGARWSLLGGGILTAAFAIAALVVLAPRSGVVVRTRLRPRPGLVVVTTPPAPAPRLAPADEPAPVRVA; encoded by the coding sequence GTGAGTCCTACCTTCCATTCCCTCCGGCACCGCAATTACCGGCTGTACTGGTCGGGGATGTTCCTGTCCAACGTCGGCACCTGGATGCAGCGCATCGCGCAGGACTGGCTGGTGCTGGTCGTGCTCGGTGGCGGCGCGCAGGCGGTCGGCATCACGACGGGCCTGCAGTTCCTGCCGTTCCTGCTGGTGGCGCCGTTCGGCGGGCTGCTCGCCGACCGGTTCGACAAGCGCCGCCTGCTCATGCTCACGAACTCCTTCCTGGGCGTGGTCGGGCTGACGCTCGGTGTACTGACGCTCACCGGGGTGGCGCAGATCTGGCACGTCTACGTGCTCGCGTTCCTGCTCGGCGTCGGCACGGCGCTGGACAACCCGTCCCGTCAGGCGTTCGTGTCCGAGCTGGTCGGCCGCGACGATCTCACCAACGCGGTGGCGCTGAACAGTGCGTCGTTCAACGCGGCGCGGCTGATCGGCCCGGGCATCGCCGGCATCCTCATCGGGCTCATCGGCACCGGCTGGGTGTTCGTGCTCAACGGCGCGTCGTTCATCTCGCCGATCCTGGCGCTGGCGCTGCTGCGCGGCACCGTCGCACGGCCGAAGCGCGACCCCGAGCGGGCGGGCACGCTGTCGCAGCTGCGCGAGGGCGTGACGTACCTGGGGTCGCGGCCCGACCTGCTGATGGTCGTCGCGATCATGTTCGGCCTCGGCACCTTCGGCATGAACTTCCAGATGACCATGGCGCTGATGGCCACCGACGTCTACGACAAGGGCCCCAGCGAGTACGGCCTGCTCGGCTCGATCATGGCCATCGGCACGCTGTCCGGCGCGCTGGTCGCGGCCCGGCGCAAGGTGCCGCGACGGCGGCTGATCGTCGGCGGCGCCGTGGTGTTCGGTGTGTTCGAGGTGGCGGCCGGGCTGATGCCGACCTACGCGCTGTTCGCGGTCTCGCTGATTCCGCTCGGCATCATCGCGATGACGGTCATGACGGCGGCCAACGCGTACGTGCAGACGACGGTGCCGCAGTACGTCCGCGGCCGGGTCATGTCGCTCTATATGATGATCTTCATGGGCGGCACGCCGTTCGGCGCCCCGGTCATCGGCTTCGTCGCCGACGCGTTCGGCGCCCGCTGGTCGCTGCTCGGCGGCGGCATCCTGACGGCGGCGTTCGCCATCGCCGCGCTGGTCGTGCTGGCCCCGCGCAGCGGTGTCGTGGTGCGGACGCGGCTGCGGCCGCGGCCCGGGCTGGTGGTCGTCACCACCCCGCCGGCGCCGGCGCCCAGGCTGGCGCCCGCCGACGAGCCGGCCCCGGTGCGGGTGGCCTGA
- a CDS encoding DUF2530 domain-containing protein, translating to MAKRRRRSPGEPEVEVEAAETDEVQPLDLDGVRTVAVVTVLWAVAFVLLALRMDTLQEEGRGWWVWTCLAGVGLGLLGLEYTRKRRDALEFEREEAAAEAAGLAGDDDGAAGGEVLTRGEVIARDGDDARAADPRAADLPTAGGPFAGRPQSAPDSVTRPIDTGGNLPLVRPDTTRADATRVDLPPTRPGERPPFAATGERPAAGQRSGPGTGEHPVTPTGQRPVPSAEHPGAPTRQRPGSGAAERPFAATGERPAPGQRSGPGTGEHPVTTTGQRSVPATGQQPLPPTTGQRPAPVQRPAAPQRPAAPQRPAAASPPGPATGERPVTGERPVTGERPVTGERPVTGERPVTGERPVTGERPVTGERPVTGERPAAPSRPTTGDRPLPPPTRPAMPPRPSGTESPSDRRPAPPPRRTPASELFGDAPTRPAPSPLDDDEPLLDTTFGGRGAVADEPAAEADDTEGGSRYRGRRARRSDSA from the coding sequence ATGGCGAAGCGTCGGCGGCGGTCCCCGGGGGAGCCCGAGGTCGAGGTCGAGGCGGCCGAGACCGATGAGGTTCAGCCGCTCGACCTCGACGGTGTCCGCACGGTCGCGGTCGTCACCGTCCTCTGGGCGGTCGCGTTCGTCCTGCTCGCGCTGCGCATGGACACCCTGCAGGAGGAGGGCCGCGGCTGGTGGGTCTGGACCTGCCTCGCCGGTGTCGGGCTCGGGCTGCTGGGCCTGGAGTACACCCGCAAGCGGCGCGACGCGCTCGAGTTCGAGCGCGAGGAGGCGGCCGCCGAGGCCGCGGGTCTTGCCGGTGACGACGACGGTGCTGCCGGCGGCGAGGTGCTGACGCGCGGCGAGGTCATCGCCCGCGACGGTGACGACGCCCGGGCTGCTGACCCACGGGCTGCCGACCTGCCGACGGCCGGTGGGCCGTTCGCGGGCCGGCCGCAGAGCGCGCCCGACTCCGTCACGCGGCCCATCGACACCGGCGGCAACCTCCCGCTGGTCCGTCCTGACACCACCCGCGCCGACGCCACCCGCGTCGACCTCCCGCCCACCCGGCCCGGCGAGCGCCCGCCCTTCGCAGCGACGGGGGAGCGACCGGCCGCGGGCCAGCGGTCCGGTCCGGGCACCGGTGAGCACCCCGTCACACCCACGGGCCAGCGCCCGGTGCCGAGCGCCGAGCACCCGGGCGCGCCGACCCGCCAGCGTCCGGGTTCCGGCGCCGCCGAGCGTCCCTTCGCGGCGACGGGGGAGCGGCCGGCTCCGGGGCAGCGGTCCGGTCCGGGCACCGGTGAGCACCCCGTCACGACGACCGGCCAGCGGTCGGTGCCGGCGACCGGTCAGCAGCCACTCCCGCCGACGACCGGCCAGCGGCCGGCGCCTGTGCAGCGCCCCGCGGCCCCACAGCGACCGGCCGCACCCCAGCGACCAGCCGCCGCCTCGCCGCCCGGCCCGGCGACCGGTGAGCGCCCAGTGACCGGTGAGCGTCCGGTGACCGGTGAGCGTCCGGTGACCGGTGAGCGTCCGGTGACCGGTGAGCGTCCGGTGACCGGTGAGCGTCCGGTGACCGGTGAGCGTCCGGTGACCGGTGAGCGTCCGGTGACCGGTGAGCGCCCGGCCGCGCCGTCCCGGCCCACGACCGGCGACCGTCCGCTTCCGCCGCCGACTCGTCCGGCCATGCCGCCGCGGCCGAGCGGCACCGAGAGCCCGTCCGATCGCCGTCCGGCCCCGCCGCCCCGCCGCACGCCGGCCTCCGAGCTGTTCGGCGACGCGCCGACGCGTCCGGCGCCGTCCCCGCTGGACGACGACGAGCCGCTGCTCGACACCACGTTCGGCGGCCGCGGCGCCGTCGCCGACGAGCCGGCCGCCGAGGCCGACGACACCGAGGGCGGCAGCCGTTACCGCGGCCGCCGCGCCCGCCGCTCCGACTCCGCCTGA
- a CDS encoding dienelactone hydrolase family protein: MTEIVLFHSVLGLRPGVLQTAEQWRAAGHVVHVPDLYGGAVFDDYDEAFEFLEKYGGQDELLRRTDAAVDGVRPDVVYAGYSNGVISVVHLVTSRPGARGALSFHGSVPVRAVGAELWPSAVPVQVHEAELDPFREDDANREFAETAAASGAEYHYFGYPGVAAHLFADPSLTGEYDADAAGLMHGRALEFIAACEDRGR; this comes from the coding sequence ATGACCGAGATCGTGCTGTTCCACTCCGTCCTCGGGCTCCGGCCCGGGGTGCTGCAGACCGCCGAGCAGTGGCGCGCGGCCGGTCATGTCGTCCATGTGCCCGACCTCTACGGCGGCGCGGTCTTCGACGACTACGACGAGGCGTTCGAGTTCCTCGAGAAATACGGCGGCCAGGACGAACTGCTGCGACGCACCGACGCGGCGGTCGACGGCGTCCGGCCCGACGTCGTCTACGCGGGCTACTCCAACGGCGTCATCTCCGTGGTGCACCTGGTCACGTCGCGGCCGGGGGCGCGGGGTGCGCTGTCGTTCCACGGCTCGGTGCCGGTGCGGGCGGTCGGCGCCGAACTGTGGCCCTCCGCCGTCCCGGTCCAGGTGCACGAGGCCGAACTCGACCCGTTCCGCGAAGACGACGCCAACCGCGAGTTCGCCGAGACCGCCGCCGCGTCCGGCGCCGAGTACCACTACTTCGGCTACCCGGGGGTCGCGGCGCACCTGTTCGCCGATCCGTCGCTGACCGGCGAGTACGACGCCGACGCGGCCGGTCTCATGCACGGCCGTGCGCTGGAGTTCATCGCGGCATGTGAAGATCGGGGGCGCTGA